From a single Bacillus pseudomycoides DSM 12442 genomic region:
- a CDS encoding acyl-CoA thioesterase has protein sequence MDKKFMRESKAIKTTRVFPNDLNNHQTLFGGKLLAEIDSIASIAAARHSRKHCVTASIDSVDFLTPIHQTDSVCYEAFVCYTGKSSMEVFVKVVAENLLEGERRIAATCFITFVALKDGKPSSVPQVLPETEEEHWLYKTGKERAQSKKENRSKSKEMADVLTLSKPWSV, from the coding sequence ATGGATAAGAAATTTATGAGAGAATCAAAAGCAATTAAAACAACGCGTGTTTTCCCAAATGATTTAAACAATCATCAAACATTATTTGGCGGAAAACTATTAGCGGAAATTGACAGCATCGCATCTATTGCAGCAGCAAGACATAGTAGGAAACATTGCGTAACGGCCTCCATTGATTCCGTTGACTTTTTAACTCCAATCCATCAAACGGATTCCGTTTGCTATGAGGCATTCGTTTGCTATACGGGAAAATCATCTATGGAAGTATTTGTGAAAGTCGTTGCAGAAAATTTATTAGAAGGGGAACGCCGCATTGCTGCTACTTGCTTCATTACATTCGTAGCATTAAAAGATGGCAAGCCGTCTTCTGTACCTCAAGTGTTACCAGAAACAGAAGAAGAACATTGGTTATACAAAACCGGAAAAGAACGTGCTCAAAGCAAAAAAGAAAACCGTTCAAAAAGTAAAGAAATGGCTGATGTATTAACACTGAGCAAACCTTGGAGTGTATAA
- a CDS encoding glycosyltransferase family 2 protein: protein MSVEVPISIPKTLIIIPAYNEEEAIGDTLTRLLELKQHFTQLDICVINDGSRDRTSEIVKEFPVNIVNLPYNLGIGSAVQTGYKYADINGYDIAIQFDADGQHNPEDLYKIIQPIAENKCDMVLGSRFTEKTAYKGSLSRRIGIFYFTALLKLLTRQTFMDPTSGYRAINRKVIEIFSYNYPKDYPEPEVLIHLKKKGLRINEISVNMQERQGGQSSITPLKSAYYMIKVSLAILMQKIVKG from the coding sequence ATGTCTGTTGAAGTACCAATTTCAATACCGAAAACATTGATTATTATTCCTGCCTACAATGAAGAAGAAGCAATCGGAGATACATTAACAAGACTATTAGAGCTTAAACAACATTTCACACAATTAGATATTTGTGTTATTAATGATGGTTCACGCGACCGAACATCAGAAATTGTAAAAGAATTCCCAGTTAATATTGTAAATTTACCATACAATTTAGGAATTGGCTCTGCTGTACAAACTGGCTATAAATATGCTGATATAAACGGATATGACATTGCAATTCAATTTGATGCAGATGGTCAACATAATCCTGAGGACTTATACAAAATCATTCAACCTATCGCTGAAAATAAGTGCGATATGGTACTAGGTTCACGTTTTACTGAGAAAACAGCTTATAAAGGTAGCCTCTCACGCAGAATTGGTATTTTTTACTTTACAGCCTTATTAAAATTATTAACAAGACAAACATTTATGGATCCAACATCTGGTTACCGTGCAATTAACCGAAAAGTAATTGAAATCTTTTCTTATAACTATCCAAAGGATTATCCAGAACCAGAGGTCCTAATCCACTTAAAGAAAAAAGGTTTACGTATCAATGAAATTTCTGTAAATATGCAAGAAAGACAAGGAGGACAATCATCTATTACTCCTTTAAAATCTGCATATTACATGATTAAAGTAAGTCTCGCTATATTAATGCAAAAAATCGTGAAAGGTTGA
- a CDS encoding DUF2304 domain-containing protein: MPIITFSFIFIILLFLIIINSIRKGALETKYSILWIFVCISMAILSSTDRIINWIGKLLKVEYPPSILFLFGLLFCFILIFDLTRKLSKQHHQLVTLTQEYALLKQKLAKAKEQAE; the protein is encoded by the coding sequence ATGCCAATAATTACCTTTTCGTTCATCTTCATTATCTTACTGTTTTTAATTATTATTAACTCCATTCGTAAAGGAGCCCTAGAAACAAAATACTCAATTCTATGGATTTTCGTTTGTATATCCATGGCTATCTTAAGTTCTACTGATAGAATTATAAATTGGATTGGGAAACTACTGAAAGTAGAATATCCACCATCTATTTTATTCTTGTTCGGCTTGTTATTTTGCTTTATCTTAATTTTTGATTTGACTCGAAAATTATCTAAACAACATCACCAGCTTGTGACATTAACACAAGAATATGCATTATTAAAACAAAAGCTAGCAAAAGCAAAAGAGCAAGCAGAATAA
- a CDS encoding glycosyltransferase family 39 protein — protein MLSNKVYKAMKSPLLYILIIAFLMHMYFLLKHPGSVFNEPEVFGKPVSTYGSLDASKYSNMAWQLLHDGIYGYADTKSNAFVTPGQPLYLAGLFQISEWLHIDHITLSRITNMALNLGIISIIYAISQLLFKNIFISSLASMLYTTYFSAYHLFRTLLTEIPSVFFFMLSILIFLLLLQQNKFRLHVLFGIIASITLMFRPTPGPLLLLAWGMMVYKHGLKEAIKIGFIWCIGPVLIMVPWVIRNFMVFGKAYLFSSHAGDPLLSGANPFYLWDENNMTQDMINAGYPDTSEGKGDYAKHLIKDGLTNQFPIWFSWFTIGKTIYLFNEAHALNFYTSYFKPWIIKFFDYQHLFVVLTGLSCFLAYRKNKQILLLSIVVLVYIALSNMFLVMSRYGFFIIPCICILSAFFTIQFFSSLYKKAIR, from the coding sequence ATGCTATCCAATAAAGTATATAAAGCGATGAAAAGTCCACTTTTATATATTTTAATCATTGCATTTCTAATGCATATGTACTTTTTATTAAAACACCCTGGATCTGTTTTCAATGAACCTGAAGTGTTTGGAAAACCTGTTTCGACTTACGGTTCTCTTGACGCCTCTAAATATTCAAATATGGCTTGGCAATTATTACATGACGGAATATATGGTTATGCCGATACAAAATCGAATGCTTTCGTAACTCCCGGTCAACCGTTGTATTTAGCTGGATTATTCCAAATTTCTGAATGGCTGCACATTGATCATATTACTTTATCACGTATTACGAATATGGCTTTGAATTTAGGGATAATTTCCATCATTTATGCTATCTCACAATTACTCTTTAAAAATATATTCATATCGTCATTAGCAAGTATGTTATACACAACATACTTTTCTGCTTATCATCTTTTTAGAACATTACTAACAGAAATACCATCTGTATTTTTCTTTATGTTATCTATACTTATTTTTCTGCTACTATTGCAGCAAAATAAATTTCGCCTACATGTTTTATTTGGGATTATTGCTTCTATCACATTAATGTTTCGACCTACACCCGGACCATTATTACTTCTCGCATGGGGCATGATGGTTTATAAGCATGGACTAAAAGAAGCTATTAAAATTGGGTTTATTTGGTGCATCGGTCCTGTTCTAATTATGGTCCCTTGGGTTATTCGAAACTTTATGGTGTTCGGAAAAGCCTATTTATTTTCTTCCCATGCAGGTGACCCTTTACTATCTGGTGCAAATCCGTTTTACTTATGGGATGAAAATAATATGACACAAGACATGATAAATGCAGGTTATCCTGACACATCAGAAGGTAAAGGTGATTATGCCAAACATTTAATTAAAGATGGCCTTACAAATCAATTCCCTATCTGGTTTTCATGGTTTACTATAGGAAAAACCATTTACTTGTTTAATGAAGCACACGCCTTAAATTTTTATACAAGTTATTTTAAACCTTGGATTATAAAATTCTTTGACTATCAACATCTCTTTGTTGTATTAACGGGATTAAGTTGCTTCCTTGCATATAGAAAAAACAAACAAATCTTGCTTTTATCTATTGTTGTACTCGTCTATATTGCACTTTCAAATATGTTTTTAGTTATGTCTAGATACGGATTTTTTATTATTCCTTGTATCTGTATATTAAGTGCCTTTTTCACTATTCAATTTTTCTCCTCTCTCTACAAAAAAGCAATACGATAG
- a CDS encoding glycosyltransferase family 39 protein, whose amino-acid sequence MLGLFKKLPKSLYIILTLSLIIHIICLVKQPGVDAELIKKTYGANDAYNYTLSAQQLLEHGVFGYVYMEPSDPPQKNAYVTPGQPLLLTGALIISKITSIPYYYVGTGFNTIFDLLTILLLYLIGKELFERKSYGLIASGLYASYFSMYHYFRTLLTEPPSMFLLCFSVYVFVLAWKYNKVKFHVWFGIVVSILLMFRPNPAPMLLIPMIVVIYSYGIKESIKIGLLWCIGPIFIIGAWVFRNFLALNQFVLFSTQGGDPLIAGADPFNKTGYINIVNDMNAAGYTDKSEYAKHLIKQGFSTDFTYWFSWFTVGKTIELFIRPSWVGNYSFSLFVKKYHQLLMAFTALSSFCFMLNSFKHKRFMMLVSSVIVYVASTNIFLAIDRYGYFIIPLICLIASYGIVRIIQALSNLKYR is encoded by the coding sequence ATGTTGGGGCTTTTTAAAAAATTACCTAAGTCACTATATATCATTTTAACTTTATCTCTAATAATACATATTATTTGCCTAGTAAAACAACCCGGTGTAGATGCAGAACTAATCAAAAAAACGTATGGTGCCAATGATGCATATAACTATACATTATCAGCTCAGCAATTATTAGAACATGGCGTATTTGGATATGTATATATGGAACCAAGCGATCCACCTCAAAAAAATGCTTATGTAACACCTGGACAGCCTTTATTATTAACTGGGGCACTGATCATATCAAAAATAACATCTATACCATACTACTATGTTGGTACTGGTTTTAATACTATTTTTGATTTACTAACAATTCTCCTCTTATATTTAATTGGAAAAGAGTTGTTTGAACGGAAATCATATGGCCTTATCGCAAGCGGCCTATATGCTAGTTACTTTAGTATGTACCACTATTTCCGTACGTTACTGACTGAACCACCTTCTATGTTTTTATTATGTTTCTCAGTCTATGTATTTGTTCTAGCATGGAAGTATAACAAGGTGAAATTTCATGTTTGGTTTGGTATTGTAGTATCGATTTTACTAATGTTCCGACCAAATCCCGCACCTATGCTACTAATTCCAATGATTGTCGTTATCTATTCGTATGGAATAAAAGAATCAATAAAAATTGGCTTGCTTTGGTGTATTGGCCCTATCTTTATTATTGGAGCATGGGTATTCCGAAACTTCCTAGCTTTAAACCAATTTGTTTTATTCTCTACTCAAGGAGGAGATCCTCTCATAGCAGGAGCTGATCCATTTAATAAAACAGGCTATATCAATATCGTTAACGATATGAATGCCGCTGGATATACAGATAAATCAGAGTATGCAAAACATTTAATAAAGCAAGGCTTTTCTACTGACTTTACTTATTGGTTCTCCTGGTTTACTGTTGGTAAAACAATTGAATTATTTATACGACCATCTTGGGTAGGTAATTACTCCTTCTCTCTATTCGTAAAAAAATATCATCAACTGTTAATGGCTTTTACTGCTCTAAGTTCTTTCTGCTTTATGCTCAATTCCTTTAAGCACAAACGATTTATGATGTTAGTAAGCAGTGTGATCGTATACGTAGCATCTACAAATATATTCCTTGCTATAGACCGCTACGGATATTTCATAATACCACTGATATGTCTAATTGCCTCCTATGGTATTGTACGTATCATACAGGCACTTTCTAATTTAAAATATAGATAA
- a CDS encoding oligosaccharide flippase family protein — MQKSLVSNIFYKLLLNTFNIILPILVGPYAYRTLGAPSIGAVSSAETIFNYFFIFAVFGVYQYGLREISLVKNDKKKVSQLFTSLYVINFTTSILALVAFVLFSYLGYGDKNLFPVLLIFGFNFISNLFYVEWFNEAHENYDFITKKTVIVRLTYVVLLFTLIHGVDDYKKFAGLLVLSTFLNHIISFIYVKRQVKFDFSNLTIVPHLQPLVLVVIFSNANMLYTQLDRLFILEVNGEATVAFYVMAFQIMTIINTLMLSVVQVTIPRLSYLSGNAAEREYESLLNKISKVYFITLFPAAIGLMLIAHGAVIIYGGKQYAGAGDTLMVFAFYMISVGIESILSNQIIYVKKKESILVRFLFICGFINLVLNFALVFFHVLTPTTAIITTTIANCTLIVLEYIYIKKKLKVNYTLFDMQKLKYLFYSLTFLPIAFLVNTIISGQILQVIVTMLACGLAYALILFIAKDEILFMLLDKIKARFKRA, encoded by the coding sequence ATGCAAAAGTCACTTGTATCAAATATTTTCTATAAACTATTGCTCAATACCTTTAATATTATTCTCCCAATTTTAGTAGGACCTTACGCCTATCGAACACTCGGGGCTCCTTCAATAGGAGCAGTTAGCTCCGCTGAAACCATTTTTAATTATTTTTTCATTTTTGCTGTATTTGGCGTATACCAATATGGATTACGTGAAATTAGCTTAGTAAAAAATGATAAGAAAAAAGTTTCACAATTGTTCACAAGCCTATATGTAATTAACTTTACAACAAGTATCCTAGCTCTAGTGGCATTCGTACTCTTTAGTTATCTTGGATACGGCGATAAAAATTTATTTCCTGTACTGCTCATTTTCGGATTCAATTTTATTTCAAATTTGTTTTACGTAGAATGGTTTAATGAGGCGCATGAAAATTATGATTTCATTACGAAGAAAACGGTTATTGTCCGGCTTACTTATGTCGTGCTTCTTTTCACTTTAATTCATGGAGTGGATGATTATAAAAAATTCGCTGGTTTATTAGTCTTATCAACATTTTTAAACCATATCATTAGCTTTATATATGTGAAGCGTCAAGTTAAATTTGATTTTTCTAATTTAACAATTGTCCCGCATTTACAGCCCTTAGTATTAGTTGTTATCTTTTCAAACGCAAATATGTTATATACACAATTAGATCGCCTCTTCATATTAGAGGTTAATGGAGAAGCTACTGTCGCTTTCTATGTAATGGCCTTCCAGATTATGACTATTATTAACACACTTATGTTAAGTGTTGTCCAAGTTACAATTCCAAGGCTTTCTTATTTATCAGGAAACGCAGCTGAAAGAGAATATGAATCATTACTAAACAAAATTTCAAAAGTATATTTCATTACGTTGTTCCCAGCTGCTATTGGTTTAATGCTTATCGCTCACGGAGCTGTTATTATTTATGGCGGAAAGCAATATGCCGGAGCTGGTGACACATTAATGGTTTTCGCATTTTATATGATTTCGGTAGGAATTGAATCTATTTTATCCAACCAAATTATTTATGTGAAAAAGAAAGAAAGTATTTTAGTTCGCTTTTTATTCATTTGTGGCTTTATAAACCTTGTATTAAATTTTGCGCTTGTATTCTTCCATGTACTTACACCAACAACAGCAATTATTACAACAACGATTGCTAACTGTACATTGATTGTATTGGAATATATTTATATAAAAAAGAAATTAAAAGTAAATTACACATTATTCGATATGCAAAAGCTAAAATACCTGTTTTATTCACTAACATTTTTACCAATAGCATTCTTAGTGAATACGATAATTTCCGGACAAATTCTACAAGTTATCGTCACAATGTTAGCATGTGGATTGGCTTATGCACTTATCCTATTCATAGCGAAAGATGAAATTCTCTTTATGCTGTTAGACAAAATAAAAGCAAGATTTAAAAGAGCTTAA
- a CDS encoding glycosyltransferase family 2 protein: protein MKFSLIMATCGRRDDILDLLNSLEKQTYKNFELIVVDQNDTPISDLFADYKEKFSINYIYTPIKGLSRARNAGLKVADGDIIAFPDDDCIYETNVLESILETFNKDKDIQFISTNTTNVEGTGSLVHAPETDIILNDKYGFMGPSFTLFFTKQFVQDVGTFDEDLGVGSGTIYGAGEETDFVLRGMKNGYTGLFKKDLFVYHPVKEEVINEQSLKRAISYAGGFGRVIRLHYGFPYFLRAVAAATFRMTQNISNNKRKFHANRLKGIVRGYFK from the coding sequence TTGAAATTTTCTTTAATCATGGCCACTTGCGGCAGACGTGATGACATTCTTGATTTGCTAAACTCATTAGAAAAACAAACTTATAAAAACTTTGAGCTCATTGTAGTTGACCAAAACGATACACCAATTTCTGATCTCTTTGCAGATTATAAAGAAAAATTTTCCATCAACTATATTTATACGCCTATTAAAGGATTATCCCGTGCCCGTAATGCAGGATTAAAAGTAGCTGATGGTGATATTATCGCATTTCCGGATGATGACTGTATTTATGAAACAAACGTGTTGGAAAGCATCCTAGAAACATTTAATAAAGATAAGGATATTCAATTTATATCAACAAATACTACAAATGTTGAAGGAACAGGCTCATTAGTGCATGCACCAGAAACAGATATTATTTTAAATGATAAATATGGATTCATGGGACCGTCTTTCACACTATTCTTTACGAAACAATTTGTGCAAGATGTTGGTACATTTGATGAAGACTTAGGTGTTGGATCAGGAACAATTTACGGAGCTGGTGAAGAAACTGACTTCGTACTACGCGGTATGAAAAATGGATATACAGGACTATTTAAAAAAGACCTATTCGTATACCATCCAGTAAAAGAAGAAGTCATTAATGAGCAATCATTAAAAAGAGCCATTTCCTATGCCGGTGGTTTCGGAAGAGTAATTCGTTTACATTATGGCTTCCCATACTTTTTACGTGCGGTTGCAGCCGCTACATTCCGTATGACGCAAAATATTTCGAATAATAAACGCAAATTCCATGCAAATCGTTTAAAAGGAATCGTTCGAGGTTATTTTAAATAG